One genomic window of Methanobrevibacter gottschalkii DSM 11977 includes the following:
- a CDS encoding nitroreductase family protein has translation MEFIDVINERYSVRGYLDKEVEQEKLEFVLKAATIAPTGVNNQPFKVYVIDSKKYKEKLSKIYKAKWFVEAPYVLAVVALRNEAWVRPWDSKNIADIDATIVMDHMILAATDVGLGTCYVGAFKKNYAHKFLGLNENEEVVLFTPLGYGNVEPRETPRKDLNDFVVYKD, from the coding sequence ATGGAATTTATAGATGTGATAAATGAAAGATACAGTGTCAGAGGATACTTAGACAAAGAAGTAGAACAAGAAAAACTAGAATTTGTATTAAAAGCAGCAACAATAGCTCCGACAGGAGTCAACAACCAACCTTTTAAAGTCTATGTCATTGATTCTAAAAAATATAAAGAGAAATTATCTAAAATTTATAAAGCTAAATGGTTTGTTGAAGCGCCATATGTATTGGCCGTTGTTGCATTAAGAAATGAAGCATGGGTAAGACCATGGGATTCTAAAAACATTGCAGATATTGATGCCACTATTGTAATGGACCACATGATTCTTGCAGCTACTGACGTAGGGCTTGGAACATGCTATGTCGGTGCATTTAAGAAAAATTATGCACACAAATTCTTGGGATTAAATGAAAATGAAGAAGTAGTGCTATTCACTCCTCTTGGGTATGGTAATGTTGAACCTCGTGAGACTCCAAGAAAGGATTTAAATGATTTTGTAGTATACAAAGATTAA
- a CDS encoding citryl-CoA lyase: MQENNFKIDRHSLKTAISRVETDKIVTRGYNQRDLIEKIRYSDMVFLLLKGRLPSIIEGKIFNHVLVSFCDHGVTPPSTQTARIVTSSGSPVNSAVAGALLSFGHKHAGAIEKTMDLYQSKINSLYLTDDAEIDNKQIAGLAIEIYQEYILKDKKVPGFGHRYHNIDPRADKLMEIVIKEGFIGPHIKLALALEDLIYQKKQIRLNVDGANAAILSDLGFTPDLGLGIFIIGRIPGIIAHIHEEKMNEDEFRRFCDLDDVIYQQRGK; encoded by the coding sequence ATGCAGGAAAATAATTTTAAAATTGATAGGCATTCTTTAAAAACAGCGATTTCACGTGTTGAAACTGATAAAATCGTAACAAGAGGGTATAATCAAAGAGATTTAATTGAAAAAATAAGATACAGTGATATGGTTTTTTTACTTTTAAAAGGAAGATTGCCTTCCATTATTGAAGGAAAAATATTTAATCATGTTCTTGTTTCATTTTGTGATCATGGTGTGACTCCACCAAGTACTCAAACAGCGCGTATCGTTACCTCTTCAGGTTCGCCAGTCAACTCAGCAGTTGCCGGTGCATTATTGTCTTTTGGACATAAGCATGCCGGTGCTATTGAAAAAACAATGGATTTATATCAATCAAAAATCAATTCATTGTACTTAACTGATGATGCTGAAATTGATAACAAACAAATTGCTGGTTTAGCTATTGAAATTTATCAAGAATATATACTTAAAGATAAAAAAGTACCTGGTTTTGGTCATAGGTATCATAATATTGATCCAAGAGCAGATAAATTAATGGAAATTGTCATTAAAGAAGGTTTTATTGGACCTCATATAAAGTTAGCATTAGCTCTTGAAGATCTAATTTACCAAAAAAAGCAAATTCGTCTTAATGTGGACGGTGCAAATGCGGCTATTTTATCAGATTTAGGTTTCACTCCAGATTTGGGATTAGGAATATTTATAATTGGTAGAATTCCAGGAATTATTGCACACATTCATGAAGAAAAAATGAATGAAGATGAATTTAGAAGATTTTGCGATCTTGATGACGTAATATACCAACAAAGAGGTAAATAA
- a CDS encoding fumarate hydratase, translated as MDILEDISKTIIDASTTLSQDKFNALKRSIDAEDNENAKWALEQILENYKVAQDIKFPLCDDTGIPHVIIEIGEDREISGDLLNQIHKGIELGLNNLPARPMAVIGDEVQRIEQSKGLFEKPGMLRPVSILIDTANDESTYKRDISSDTLNIHFLLEGGGPEIRANTFRVYHKRSFDNVINTACGWLEESLRMLGCTPSIPSIGIGRTHFESTSLLLKSIAYGNLDNQSEHEQKITQRLNETCIGPMGFGGKTTVLGTYLNIGNQRASGVRIVSVRPSCFVEPRVATLKL; from the coding sequence ATGGATATTTTGGAGGATATTTCAAAAACAATCATTGATGCATCAACAACTCTTTCCCAAGACAAATTCAATGCATTGAAAAGATCTATTGATGCAGAAGATAATGAAAATGCTAAATGGGCATTGGAACAAATTTTAGAGAATTATAAGGTAGCTCAAGATATTAAATTCCCTTTATGCGATGATACGGGCATTCCTCATGTAATTATTGAAATTGGTGAAGATAGAGAAATTTCAGGAGATCTGCTCAATCAGATTCATAAGGGAATAGAGTTAGGTTTAAATAATCTTCCAGCAAGACCAATGGCTGTAATTGGAGATGAAGTTCAAAGAATTGAACAAAGTAAAGGTTTATTTGAAAAACCTGGAATGCTTCGCCCAGTATCTATATTAATAGACACGGCAAATGATGAATCAACATATAAAAGGGACATATCTTCTGATACGTTAAATATTCATTTTTTACTTGAAGGCGGGGGTCCAGAAATTAGAGCTAACACATTTAGGGTGTATCATAAAAGATCTTTTGACAATGTAATTAATACCGCATGTGGCTGGCTTGAAGAATCTCTAAGAATGTTGGGTTGCACTCCATCAATCCCATCAATTGGTATCGGTAGAACACATTTTGAATCAACTTCTCTTCTTTTAAAATCCATTGCTTATGGGAATTTAGATAATCAAAGTGAACATGAACAAAAAATAACTCAAAGATTAAATGAAACTTGTATTGGGCCTATGGGGTTTGGCGGAAAAACCACGGTTTTGGGTACTTATCTAAATATTGGAAATCAGAGAGCAAGTGGTGTTAGAATAGTGTCTGTTAGGCCGTCTTGTTTTGTTGAGCCAAGAGTAGCAACATTAAAATTGTAA
- a CDS encoding peptidase — MENTKKFLKKIGIKEVYDDFKSDKRFDDGGQYRFEVPGIQSPKTMEALLTESIKQGIFIHRVTQTKGIMMLTDEEIGKMIDLAIDYGCELFLAVGPRATYDTSATVHTKEGSRIGYRLRGYDNLVYAIEDVKRACRLGVRGILLYDEGLLWALNQMRAEGEIPENVHFKLSAHAGHSNPASAKLLEAQGLNSLNPVRDLQISMLAAIRYACSMAIDLHTENPKSTGGFIRHYEVPKFIKVASPVYLKTGGSVAANHNWDTTEKEALARIKQVSLVKRIIDEYYPDAIVSPVKSSDLSIPE, encoded by the coding sequence ATGGAGAATACAAAAAAATTCCTCAAAAAAATTGGTATAAAGGAAGTTTACGATGACTTTAAATCAGATAAGCGTTTTGATGATGGGGGACAATATCGTTTTGAAGTTCCTGGAATTCAATCCCCAAAAACAATGGAGGCTCTTTTAACCGAATCAATCAAACAGGGCATTTTTATTCATAGGGTAACTCAAACTAAAGGAATCATGATGTTGACTGATGAAGAGATTGGTAAGATGATTGATTTAGCCATTGACTACGGATGTGAATTGTTCTTGGCAGTAGGTCCAAGAGCAACCTATGATACCTCAGCAACAGTCCATACTAAAGAGGGAAGCAGAATAGGATATCGTCTTAGAGGTTATGATAACCTAGTTTATGCAATTGAGGATGTAAAAAGAGCTTGCAGATTAGGTGTTCGCGGAATATTGCTGTATGATGAGGGACTGCTTTGGGCATTAAATCAAATGAGGGCAGAAGGTGAAATTCCAGAAAATGTTCATTTTAAATTATCTGCTCATGCAGGTCATTCAAATCCTGCTTCTGCTAAACTGCTTGAAGCTCAAGGGTTAAATTCACTTAATCCTGTAAGAGACTTGCAAATTTCAATGCTTGCAGCTATTAGATATGCCTGTAGTATGGCAATTGATCTGCATACTGAAAATCCAAAATCAACTGGAGGGTTTATTAGGCATTATGAAGTTCCAAAATTTATTAAAGTTGCATCTCCTGTTTATTTAAAAACTGGTGGTTCGGTTGCAGCAAATCATAACTGGGATACAACGGAAAAAGAAGCATTAGCTCGTATAAAACAAGTTTCACTTGTAAAAAGGATTATTGATGAATATTATCCGGATGCAATAGTATCTCCTGTGAAATCTAGTGATTTGTCTATTCCAGAGTGA
- a CDS encoding MmgE/PrpD family protein: MFLQNISKFISNYRYEQATVESLTTVKAAFLDFFGVTYRGMSEEAPSIALNTIEEILPKRNSNLTASIIGQNFKTDILSAAFVNGIAAHVLELDDGHRGAQLHLGAVIFSTALAISEAYDLTGREFLEGVIVGYEVGILLGQLVNPKHRNKGFHTTGTIGTFIAGVVASKLLKLDEKQTLNALGLCGTQAAGLLESDHGGSMGKVLHVGKASYNGILSAFLARNGFTGSGTIFDGDEGFLKTMVLDNTNHDIDEFSFENALKNIGKVRVRDIYFKKYPFCRHLHSSIDTALKLKASIGDEYNHIQNVAVKTYEIAAEHNNFHPKNLEELKQSLPYAVAISLVVGEVSVDKINQLIEFGLLENYSTVDDVNAIKNIVNGMIILSDDKLNELYPSKRPSNVIIKLDDVFRNGIFQNITFLPKGDFENPLQLRELIDKFKGLNPHYDIKNLTVIDSLEDYNMKYVVRKLKG, from the coding sequence ATGTTTTTACAAAATATTTCTAAATTTATATCGAACTATCGTTATGAACAGGCAACGGTGGAATCACTGACTACTGTAAAAGCTGCTTTTTTAGATTTTTTTGGAGTAACATATAGGGGAATGAGTGAAGAAGCGCCCTCAATTGCATTAAATACTATTGAAGAGATATTGCCAAAAAGGAATTCAAATCTTACTGCATCCATCATTGGCCAAAATTTCAAAACAGATATTTTAAGTGCTGCTTTTGTAAATGGTATTGCGGCACATGTATTGGAATTGGATGATGGTCATAGGGGGGCTCAACTTCATTTGGGTGCAGTAATATTCTCAACAGCTCTTGCAATTTCAGAAGCTTATGACTTAACCGGCAGGGAATTTTTGGAAGGTGTTATTGTAGGTTATGAAGTTGGAATTTTACTCGGTCAACTTGTAAATCCAAAACATAGAAATAAGGGATTTCATACAACTGGAACAATAGGAACATTCATTGCAGGGGTAGTTGCTTCTAAATTATTAAAACTTGATGAAAAACAGACTTTAAATGCATTAGGGTTATGTGGAACTCAGGCTGCTGGTCTTTTAGAATCTGATCATGGGGGATCCATGGGTAAAGTATTGCATGTTGGAAAAGCATCATATAATGGTATTTTATCAGCATTTCTTGCTAGAAATGGTTTTACTGGTAGTGGAACTATATTTGATGGAGATGAAGGTTTTTTAAAAACAATGGTTTTAGATAACACAAATCATGATATTGATGAGTTTTCTTTTGAAAATGCTCTCAAAAATATTGGAAAAGTAAGGGTTAGGGATATCTATTTTAAAAAATATCCATTCTGCAGACACTTGCATTCTTCAATAGATACAGCATTAAAGCTTAAAGCAAGTATTGGGGATGAATATAATCATATTCAAAATGTTGCAGTTAAAACATATGAAATTGCAGCAGAACACAACAATTTCCATCCTAAAAATTTGGAAGAATTAAAACAAAGCCTTCCATATGCTGTTGCTATTTCTCTTGTTGTCGGTGAAGTTAGTGTTGATAAAATTAATCAATTAATCGAATTTGGTCTTTTAGAAAATTATTCTACTGTTGATGATGTGAATGCTATTAAAAACATTGTAAATGGGATGATTATCTTATCAGATGATAAGTTAAATGAGTTATATCCTTCTAAAAGACCTTCAAATGTCATTATTAAATTAGATGATGTTTTCAGAAATGGAATTTTCCAAAATATCACATTCCTTCCAAAAGGTGATTTTGAAAATCCATTACAATTAAGAGAATTAATTGATAAATTTAAAGGTTTGAATCCTCATTATGATATTAAAAATCTAACAGTTATTGATTCTCTTGAAGATTATAATATGAAATATGTTGTTCGTAAATTGAAAGGGTAG
- a CDS encoding DUF3100 domain-containing protein, giving the protein MSIISKRNNDTEDIRHIYRDKTDRRILKKNPWKDYGLHISVLILVVIAELIGPMKIPVAKGVEISIMPLLYTMILGLIFYLAKPITWIQRKQSRVAEGAMMLFIGVLIAKLAVSSGQSIHLIFEMGPALMLQELGHLATILIALPIALLLGFKREAIGMTSSIGREPEVAVVVDKYGFNSPESRGIFALFIVGTIIGTVFISFLTSICVSVIPLHPYAFAMASGVGSASMNAASLAPTVAAFPQLATQIEAFAGFSNLLSFSVGIYIVIFVAIPLTEKLYGILEPKIGRDPIVDEEEG; this is encoded by the coding sequence TTGTCAATAATATCAAAGAGAAATAATGATACGGAAGATATTAGGCATATTTATCGTGATAAAACTGATAGGCGTATTTTAAAAAAGAACCCATGGAAGGACTATGGATTGCACATTAGTGTACTTATTTTGGTTGTAATTGCAGAGCTTATTGGACCAATGAAGATTCCTGTAGCAAAAGGAGTCGAAATTTCAATAATGCCTTTGTTATACACAATGATTCTAGGTTTAATATTTTATTTAGCAAAACCAATTACTTGGATTCAAAGAAAGCAATCTAGAGTTGCTGAAGGAGCAATGATGCTATTTATTGGTGTTTTAATTGCAAAATTAGCAGTTTCTAGTGGCCAATCTATTCATTTAATTTTTGAAATGGGTCCGGCTTTAATGCTGCAGGAATTGGGGCATTTAGCTACAATTTTAATTGCACTTCCTATTGCATTATTGCTTGGATTTAAACGGGAAGCTATTGGTATGACTTCATCTATTGGTCGTGAACCTGAAGTTGCAGTTGTTGTTGACAAATATGGTTTTAATTCACCGGAATCAAGAGGTATTTTCGCACTTTTTATTGTTGGAACAATTATTGGGACAGTATTCATTAGTTTCTTAACTAGTATCTGTGTTTCAGTAATACCGCTACATCCATATGCATTCGCTATGGCCAGTGGTGTAGGCAGTGCAAGTATGAACGCTGCTTCACTAGCTCCGACTGTTGCGGCATTTCCACAATTAGCAACTCAAATTGAGGCATTTGCAGGATTCAGTAATTTGCTCTCTTTTTCCGTTGGTATTTATATTGTAATATTTGTTGCAATTCCTTTAACAGAAAAATTATATGGGATTTTAGAACCTAAAATTGGAAGAGACCCTATTGTAGATGAGGAGGAGGGGTAA